In one Alphaproteobacteria bacterium genomic region, the following are encoded:
- a CDS encoding EAL domain-containing response regulator: MNSISTRRKLLVVDDEPDFAELVCDVAAEIGLETHAAHDFAQFEARFSPDLDVIALDLSMPESDGIKLTGWLAERNYAANVILLSGVDRQILETTKELATARGLNVIGALQKPVSIDELEALLTLQSEEKAGSSMSPATKTFSDAEIVSALKQGEIIPFYQPKISMSRLVCNGVEALARWIHPVHGVLGPGTFLPRLLALGHADELAEAMFCAAADDLADLRQAGYDIPVALNVEGDQLVDPRFPDRMSDIAAQRGLRSTDFVLEVTEHGVVTRLYNAIENVLRLRLRGFSVSIDDYGTGHSTMSQLQRLPFSELKIDKSFVDRLPDCSKSRSIVASTIDLAHRLGLNVVAEGVETLDQTHALAEMGCNSVQGFLLARPMGIDNLRDFLAEGTPGTIGEALALPPESQFI; the protein is encoded by the coding sequence GTGAACTCGATATCAACCAGACGCAAACTGCTTGTCGTCGATGACGAACCCGACTTTGCGGAACTTGTCTGCGATGTCGCTGCGGAAATCGGGCTGGAAACCCATGCGGCCCACGATTTCGCACAATTCGAGGCGCGCTTTTCGCCGGATCTCGACGTCATCGCCCTGGATCTTTCGATGCCGGAGTCCGACGGGATCAAACTGACCGGTTGGCTGGCCGAGCGAAACTACGCCGCCAATGTCATCCTGTTGAGCGGCGTCGACCGTCAGATCCTGGAAACCACCAAGGAACTGGCGACCGCGCGCGGACTGAATGTAATCGGCGCCCTGCAGAAACCGGTATCCATTGATGAACTGGAGGCCCTTCTGACCCTTCAATCCGAAGAAAAGGCCGGTTCATCCATGTCACCGGCCACGAAAACCTTCAGCGATGCCGAAATCGTATCGGCCCTGAAGCAGGGCGAGATCATTCCCTTCTATCAGCCGAAGATCTCGATGAGCCGCCTGGTCTGCAACGGCGTGGAGGCACTGGCACGCTGGATCCACCCCGTCCACGGGGTCCTGGGGCCGGGGACATTTCTGCCGCGACTGCTGGCGCTCGGCCATGCCGACGAACTGGCCGAGGCGATGTTCTGTGCGGCTGCGGACGACCTTGCCGACCTCAGGCAGGCCGGCTACGACATCCCGGTCGCCCTGAATGTCGAAGGCGACCAGCTCGTCGACCCGCGCTTCCCCGACCGGATGAGCGACATTGCCGCCCAGCGCGGTCTGCGCTCCACCGACTTCGTCCTGGAAGTCACCGAGCACGGGGTCGTAACGCGCCTCTACAATGCCATCGAAAACGTCCTGCGGCTTCGGTTGCGCGGCTTCAGTGTGTCGATCGACGATTACGGCACGGGCCATTCGACCATGTCGCAACTGCAGCGGCTTCCGTTCTCGGAACTGAAGATCGACAAGTCCTTCGTCGACCGTCTGCCGGATTGCTCGAAATCACGATCCATCGTCGCGTCGACCATCGACCTGGCGCACCGGCTTGGCCTGAACGTCGTCGCGGAAGGCGTGGAAACGTTGGATCAGACGCACGCGCTGGCGGAGATGGGCTGCAACTCGGTTCAGGGTTTTCTGCTGGCTCGCCCGATGGGGATCGACAATCTGCGCGATTTCCTGGCGGAGGGTACACCCGGCACGATCGGCGAGGCCCTGGCCCTGCCGCCGGAAAGTCAGTTCATCTAG
- a CDS encoding response regulator gives MPNTLEILVVDDETLDRMQVRRCLDRSDLSVSLHEAADAEEARSIYASRKFDCILIDNGLPGASGLEFLAELVEKSDVVPAIIMLSGAGNDMLAATAMKNGADDYLAKSALSPETLERAVRSSVKIAALRNNAERSEMRRAADRGVLDKAEEIAGLGSWQINIEDDSIKWSAGMYEVLGLKQGDEPPRLDMLTDLMDSDTRDTFLELRTAMLEQGKGFETEFQVLGKDNRPRYLYYIGRPVRDSRDRLIGANGIVQDVTARRLSEVALERTNRVEAIGALSGGIAHDFNNLLGIIQGNLDLIRRKAGTDETLQKRLDAAEKATKRGSDLTRKLLNVSRQEKGLGEPTDVATLVEGLKEILSKSITSRIGLQIYAQPDLWPAEIVRGDLEDAIINLVINGRDAMPEGGDIYIEISNKTTDRLPNLGTIKGKSRDFVVLSVSDTGTGMPPHVRERVLEPFFSTKEKSKGTGLGLSMVYAFAKRSGGDVNIYSEVGIGTTVQIYLPRSLNGEVVSSIDADVPLSGAQLQGSERILFVDDEPALLDIGVTMLRDHGYHVITAVDVSTALKALETNTVDLVITDVIMPGPQNGVDLARIVRQREPAVPVILSSGFSGSLTAKICGESCIEFVDKPYTATDLLKAVRSALDAVDPEALSTRTAPAHEEKILVRGDVS, from the coding sequence ATGCCTAACACGCTTGAAATCCTGGTCGTGGACGATGAAACACTGGACCGGATGCAGGTCCGGCGGTGTCTCGACCGATCCGACCTATCGGTCTCGCTGCACGAAGCTGCCGATGCCGAAGAGGCAAGGTCGATTTACGCCTCCAGAAAGTTCGACTGCATCCTGATCGACAATGGTCTGCCGGGCGCTTCCGGCCTCGAATTCCTGGCGGAACTGGTCGAAAAGTCCGACGTCGTGCCTGCCATCATCATGCTGTCGGGTGCCGGTAACGACATGCTGGCCGCCACCGCCATGAAGAACGGGGCCGACGATTATCTAGCGAAATCCGCCCTGTCCCCGGAAACCCTCGAGCGCGCCGTGCGCTCCTCCGTGAAGATCGCCGCGCTGCGCAACAACGCCGAACGATCGGAGATGCGCAGAGCGGCCGACCGCGGCGTCCTGGACAAGGCGGAAGAGATTGCCGGGCTGGGAAGCTGGCAGATCAACATAGAAGACGACAGCATCAAATGGTCCGCCGGAATGTATGAGGTCCTGGGCCTGAAGCAGGGTGACGAGCCGCCTCGGTTGGACATGCTCACCGACCTGATGGACAGCGACACCCGCGACACATTCCTGGAACTCCGCACGGCAATGCTGGAACAAGGCAAGGGTTTCGAAACGGAATTCCAGGTCCTCGGAAAGGACAACCGTCCAAGATATCTCTACTATATCGGCCGTCCAGTCCGGGATTCACGCGACCGCCTCATCGGCGCAAATGGCATCGTGCAGGACGTTACCGCACGCCGTCTTTCCGAAGTGGCCCTGGAACGAACCAACAGGGTCGAGGCAATCGGCGCATTGTCCGGCGGGATCGCGCATGACTTCAACAACCTTCTGGGGATCATCCAGGGCAACCTGGACCTGATCCGGCGCAAGGCCGGTACGGACGAAACGCTCCAGAAGCGCCTCGACGCCGCGGAGAAGGCGACCAAACGGGGCAGCGACCTGACCCGGAAGCTGCTGAACGTATCGCGCCAGGAAAAGGGCCTGGGCGAACCCACGGACGTGGCCACCCTCGTCGAGGGCCTGAAGGAGATTCTGTCCAAATCCATTACCAGCCGGATCGGGCTTCAGATCTATGCCCAGCCCGATCTCTGGCCCGCCGAAATCGTACGCGGCGATCTGGAAGACGCCATCATCAATCTGGTCATCAATGGCCGGGACGCGATGCCGGAAGGCGGCGACATCTATATCGAGATATCCAACAAGACGACGGACAGGCTGCCAAACCTCGGCACCATCAAGGGCAAGTCTCGGGATTTCGTCGTGCTGTCGGTCAGCGACACCGGAACCGGCATGCCCCCGCATGTTCGCGAGCGGGTGCTGGAGCCGTTCTTCTCGACCAAGGAAAAATCCAAGGGCACCGGTCTCGGCTTGAGCATGGTCTATGCCTTCGCCAAGCGATCCGGTGGAGACGTGAACATCTATTCGGAAGTCGGCATCGGCACGACGGTTCAGATTTACCTTCCGCGAAGCCTGAATGGTGAGGTCGTCTCGTCCATTGACGCAGACGTACCGCTTTCAGGCGCCCAACTCCAAGGAAGTGAACGCATCCTGTTCGTGGACGACGAGCCGGCGCTGCTCGATATCGGCGTCACGATGCTTCGCGATCACGGATACCACGTCATCACCGCCGTCGATGTCTCCACCGCCCTGAAGGCACTGGAAACAAACACCGTCGATCTGGTGATAACGGATGTGATCATGCCCGGCCCGCAGAACGGCGTGGATCTGGCCCGTATCGTCCGGCAACGCGAACCCGCCGTTCCGGTCATCCTTTCCTCAGGGTTCAGCGGAAGCCTGACGGCGAAGATCTGCGGGGAATCCTGCATCGAATTCGTCGACAAGCCATACACCGCAACGGACCTGCTGAAAGCGGTGAGAAGCGCCCTGGACGCAGTCGATCCGGAAGCCCTTTCCACCAGGACGGCACCGGCGCACGAAGAGAAAATTCTCGTCAGGGGAGACGTCTCGTGA
- a CDS encoding response regulator, translating to MIDFSLHLVPLVANVGMLALLAWAVSLSGAMRAIEGTRGHGAYAWIIGVTFGSGAAVLMNVPVELEPGILGDGRGAPLLLAGIVGGPVAAGISMVIGVVTRMTLGGAGAIPGAVYVVVFCLAGAIWGFWYNRKASENQYDIARLMLLTLCVTVLTMPVVLFLPQAKQLEVLVNLWPILGIANLIGVLILATLLRHEDSRRRHEIALERQKEAAYAATQAKSRFVAAISHDIRTPMNGILGVLQMADRYQMEEEFRSRLEVAKSSGFYLLSLINQVLDFSRIESDKLQHSEEEFTLGGLASDIKSIFSFQFEDKNLTLIADAPATDVGTYIGDVTHIRQILFNLVGNALKYSDKGKVTVSFDVIERTNELSQLKLSVQDEGIGIPKEDLDRIFEEFAKASNARGAGTGLGLSIVHKIINSIGGTIDIESVVGLGTKVTCCVPVHIVESDQTDESEAAIDGPLHSARILLAEDNPINQMIAESFLVDAGHRTTIVENGKEAVAEMRNHPDEYDLILMDIQMPEMDGMEATRQIRKLGGQAATVPILALTANAFEDQRQEYLDAGMQDVLTKPIKQENLHDAIQAQLGQGRSTAMADVSEPQPEKAESHPDRVDFSQIKDLIDLASAASVSGLVQKLDGECQRILTRIDDGFRDGTCIARPAHELKGMAMGFGMTAVADLANRLETADIRQTEFEDVKDALRLEVQQSLVEVQTYVEFRAQESLSG from the coding sequence ATGATTGATTTCAGTCTCCATCTGGTCCCGCTGGTCGCCAATGTCGGCATGTTGGCGCTGCTGGCCTGGGCTGTGTCCTTATCTGGCGCCATGAGAGCGATAGAAGGCACTCGAGGCCACGGAGCCTATGCTTGGATCATTGGGGTCACTTTTGGTAGCGGTGCGGCCGTCCTGATGAATGTGCCAGTCGAGTTGGAGCCCGGAATCCTGGGCGATGGTCGGGGGGCGCCGCTTTTGCTTGCTGGCATTGTCGGTGGTCCGGTCGCGGCAGGAATTTCCATGGTTATCGGTGTCGTAACGCGCATGACGCTAGGCGGCGCCGGAGCCATCCCTGGAGCTGTATATGTCGTTGTATTCTGCCTGGCCGGAGCCATTTGGGGTTTTTGGTACAATCGCAAGGCATCGGAAAATCAATACGACATTGCGCGTCTGATGCTGCTTACCCTTTGCGTGACCGTCTTGACCATGCCGGTCGTGCTGTTTCTGCCTCAGGCCAAACAACTCGAGGTGCTTGTAAATCTCTGGCCGATACTCGGGATAGCAAATCTGATCGGCGTCCTGATCCTCGCTACGCTGCTCCGGCACGAGGATTCCCGTCGCCGCCACGAGATCGCGTTGGAAAGGCAGAAAGAGGCCGCATACGCCGCGACACAGGCGAAATCTCGCTTTGTTGCCGCGATCTCGCACGATATCCGAACCCCAATGAACGGCATTCTCGGCGTGCTTCAGATGGCCGATCGATACCAGATGGAGGAAGAGTTTCGTTCCCGACTGGAAGTTGCCAAGAGTTCGGGATTCTATCTTTTGTCCCTGATCAACCAGGTTCTGGACTTCTCCCGGATCGAATCCGACAAGCTGCAGCATTCGGAAGAGGAATTCACGCTCGGCGGACTGGCGTCGGATATCAAATCCATCTTCAGCTTCCAGTTCGAGGACAAGAACCTGACACTGATCGCTGACGCCCCGGCCACGGATGTCGGGACCTATATCGGGGATGTCACTCATATCCGGCAGATCCTGTTCAATCTGGTCGGCAACGCCCTGAAATACTCGGACAAGGGCAAAGTCACGGTGTCTTTCGACGTCATCGAACGAACGAACGAACTGTCGCAGTTGAAACTGTCGGTTCAGGATGAAGGTATCGGCATTCCCAAGGAGGACCTGGACAGAATCTTCGAAGAATTCGCCAAGGCCAGCAACGCACGTGGCGCGGGCACCGGTCTGGGTCTCAGCATCGTCCACAAGATCATCAATTCGATCGGCGGAACGATCGACATTGAAAGTGTCGTCGGCCTGGGCACCAAGGTTACCTGCTGTGTGCCGGTCCATATCGTTGAATCGGACCAGACCGATGAATCGGAGGCCGCGATCGACGGCCCGCTTCACAGCGCCCGGATCCTCCTGGCGGAGGACAACCCGATCAATCAGATGATCGCCGAGAGTTTCCTGGTCGACGCCGGGCATCGCACAACGATCGTCGAGAATGGAAAGGAAGCCGTTGCCGAAATGCGCAATCACCCCGACGAATACGATTTGATCCTGATGGACATTCAGATGCCGGAAATGGACGGCATGGAAGCCACCCGCCAAATCCGCAAGCTGGGTGGCCAGGCCGCCACGGTGCCGATCCTGGCCTTGACCGCCAATGCCTTCGAGGATCAGAGGCAGGAATACCTCGACGCTGGCATGCAGGATGTACTGACCAAGCCGATCAAGCAGGAAAACCTGCACGATGCCATCCAGGCGCAACTCGGTCAGGGCCGGTCAACGGCAATGGCAGATGTCTCGGAACCCCAGCCGGAGAAAGCCGAAAGCCACCCCGATCGGGTCGACTTCAGTCAGATCAAGGATCTGATCGACCTGGCTTCCGCGGCAAGCGTCTCTGGACTGGTGCAGAAGCTCGATGGTGAATGCCAGCGCATCCTCACACGGATCGATGACGGGTTCCGCGACGGCACCTGCATCGCCAGACCTGCCCATGAACTGAAGGGCATGGCCATGGGCTTCGGCATGACCGCGGTCGCCGATCTGGCCAATCGTCTGGAGACCGCCGACATCCGACAGACGGAGTTCGAGGACGTCAAGGACGCGCTGCGCCTGGAAGTTCAACAGAGCCTGGTCGAGGTTCAGACCTATGTTGAATTCCGGGCCCAGGAGAGCCTTTCAGGGTAG